In Synechococcus sp. RS9909, one genomic interval encodes:
- the rseP gene encoding RIP metalloprotease RseP, translated as MNVLSALIALALLVVIHEAGHFLAAVGQGIRVNGFSVGFGPALIKTEWRGVTYALRLLPLGGFVSFPDDDDDSPIPTDDPDLLRNRPIPQRILVISAGVLANLILAWVLLVGQSTLVGLPAEAEPGVLVVAVQPGEAAARAGLQAGDRILRLDGELLGTGQDAVRSLVDQVQSEPGQSLALLTQRPTGTEQPSTEQILTLTPEDRDGLGRIGAQLQINRGSALRPAQTPLEAIGFGTAEFGGLLRNTVEGYGGLITHFGETARQVSGPVKIVEMGAQLSSQGQGGLVLFTALISVNLAVLNALPLPLLDGGQLVLILLEAVRGRPLPERLQLAVMQSGLLLLLGLSVVLIVRDTSQLPLVQQLTGH; from the coding sequence GTGAACGTTCTCTCAGCCCTGATCGCCCTGGCCCTTCTGGTGGTGATTCATGAAGCGGGCCACTTCCTCGCAGCGGTGGGGCAGGGCATCCGCGTCAATGGCTTCTCTGTCGGCTTTGGGCCGGCCCTGATCAAAACGGAGTGGCGAGGCGTCACCTATGCCCTGCGCCTGCTGCCGCTTGGTGGCTTCGTGTCGTTTCCCGATGACGACGACGACAGCCCAATCCCAACCGACGATCCCGATCTGCTGCGCAATCGGCCGATCCCGCAGCGCATCCTGGTGATCAGTGCCGGGGTTCTGGCCAATCTGATTCTGGCCTGGGTGCTGCTGGTCGGTCAGTCCACCCTGGTGGGTCTGCCCGCCGAAGCCGAACCGGGCGTGCTGGTGGTGGCCGTGCAACCCGGGGAAGCTGCAGCCCGTGCTGGTCTCCAGGCCGGTGATCGGATTCTGCGGCTCGACGGTGAGCTCCTGGGCACAGGTCAGGACGCGGTGCGATCGCTGGTGGATCAGGTGCAGAGCGAACCAGGGCAGTCGCTGGCGTTGCTGACCCAGCGCCCAACAGGCACGGAGCAACCGAGCACGGAACAGATCCTGACGCTCACCCCTGAGGATCGGGATGGACTCGGACGTATCGGCGCCCAGCTCCAGATCAACCGCGGCAGCGCCCTGCGTCCCGCCCAGACCCCGCTGGAGGCGATCGGTTTCGGCACTGCCGAATTCGGCGGGCTGCTGCGCAACACGGTGGAGGGCTACGGCGGGCTGATCACCCATTTCGGAGAAACCGCCCGGCAGGTGAGCGGACCGGTGAAAATCGTGGAGATGGGGGCCCAGCTCAGCAGCCAGGGCCAGGGTGGACTGGTGCTCTTCACCGCGCTGATTTCGGTCAACCTGGCCGTGCTCAACGCCCTGCCCCTACCGCTGCTCGACGGCGGCCAATTGGTTCTCATCCTGCTGGAAGCGGTGCGGGGCCGCCCCCTGCCGGAGCGTCTCCAGCTGGCTGTGATGCAGTCCGGGCTGCTGCTGCTGCTCGGTCTGAGCGTGGTATTGATCGTGCGCGACACCAGCCAATTGCCATTGGTGCAGCAGCTCACCGGCCACTGA
- the rpsN gene encoding 30S ribosomal protein S14 — translation MAKKSMIARDVKRKKMVERYAAKRTALMAAFNAANDPMERLEIHRKIQALPRNSAPTRIRNRCWATGKPRGVYRDFGLCRNQLRERAHKGELPGVVKSSW, via the coding sequence ATGGCCAAGAAGTCGATGATCGCCCGCGACGTGAAGCGGAAGAAAATGGTCGAGCGGTATGCGGCGAAGCGCACGGCGCTGATGGCCGCCTTCAACGCAGCGAACGATCCAATGGAGCGATTGGAGATCCACCGGAAGATCCAAGCCCTGCCCCGCAACAGTGCTCCCACCCGCATTCGCAATCGCTGCTGGGCCACGGGCAAACCCCGTGGTGTGTATCGCGACTTCGGCCTTTGCCGTAACCAACTGCGCGAACGCGCCCACAAAGGTGAGCTCCCCGGAGTGGTGAAGTCGAGCTGGTGA
- the rsmI gene encoding 16S rRNA (cytidine(1402)-2'-O)-methyltransferase, giving the protein MQRAEPAGGVLYVVGTPIGHRGDLSPRACDLLRAVDTIACEDTRHSGLLLSSLGSTARRCSFHQHNTRSRIPQLLAELAQGLSVAVISDAGLPGISDPGEALVAAARNAGHAVICIPGPCAATTALVSSGLPSDRFCFEGFLPTKTKDRRERLAALATETRTIVLYEAPHRLLQLLEELEGPCGGERRLQVARELTKRHEEQVGPTISAALHHFRRHPPQGECTLVLGGAAPQEQPERDATAWRQELEALIKAGMSANAAAKHLASRSGRSKRELYALLHHTAEAADWPEPDGT; this is encoded by the coding sequence ATGCAGCGCGCCGAACCAGCGGGCGGAGTCCTCTACGTGGTGGGGACCCCGATCGGCCACCGCGGCGATCTTTCTCCCCGCGCCTGCGATCTGTTGCGAGCGGTCGACACGATCGCCTGCGAAGACACCCGCCACAGCGGCCTGCTGCTCAGCAGCCTCGGCTCAACGGCCCGCCGCTGCAGCTTCCACCAACACAACACGCGAAGCCGGATCCCCCAGCTGCTGGCAGAACTGGCTCAGGGCCTCAGCGTGGCGGTGATCAGTGACGCGGGCTTGCCAGGCATCAGTGATCCAGGCGAAGCGCTGGTGGCGGCAGCCCGCAACGCCGGCCATGCCGTGATCTGCATTCCCGGTCCCTGCGCCGCCACCACAGCCCTGGTGAGCAGTGGCCTGCCCAGCGACCGCTTCTGTTTCGAGGGCTTCTTGCCCACCAAAACCAAGGACCGGCGCGAACGCCTGGCAGCCCTTGCAACGGAGACGCGCACCATCGTGCTCTACGAGGCTCCGCACCGACTCCTGCAGCTGCTGGAGGAACTGGAAGGTCCATGCGGCGGCGAGCGCCGCCTACAGGTGGCGCGAGAGCTGACCAAGCGCCATGAAGAACAGGTGGGGCCCACGATCAGCGCAGCGCTCCACCACTTCCGCCGCCACCCTCCCCAAGGGGAATGCACCCTGGTGCTGGGCGGAGCAGCACCGCAGGAGCAACCGGAGCGGGATGCAACGGCCTGGCGCCAGGAGCTGGAAGCCCTGATCAAAGCAGGAATGAGCGCCAATGCCGCTGCCAAACATCTGGCGAGCCGCAGTGGTCGGTCCAAACGGGAGCTCTATGCCTTGCTGCACCACACGGCTGAGGCAGCAGACTGGCCTGAGCCCGACGGGACGTGA
- a CDS encoding HU family DNA-binding protein: MNKADLVNLVAARTELTKTDVSLVVDAAIETIIDSVVEGKKVSILGFGSFEPRERSARQGLNPKTGEKIKIPAKRVPAFTAGKMFKDRVQG, from the coding sequence ATGAACAAAGCTGACCTCGTCAATCTCGTCGCCGCCCGCACCGAACTGACCAAGACCGACGTCTCCCTGGTCGTGGATGCTGCCATCGAAACCATCATCGACTCCGTCGTGGAAGGCAAGAAGGTGTCGATCCTCGGTTTCGGTTCCTTCGAGCCCCGCGAACGCTCCGCCCGTCAGGGCCTGAACCCCAAGACCGGCGAAAAGATCAAGATTCCGGCCAAGCGCGTTCCCGCCTTCACCGCCGGCAAGATGTTCAAGGACCGCGTGCAGGGCTGA
- the serS gene encoding serine--tRNA ligase has translation MLDQRLVRENPDLIARELGRRGLEVDLTGLQLMAQQQRNLEEQRSSLQAEGNRIGKEVGVQIKAGADPKGEEVAALRQQGNAIKHKVAVLEDEEKQLQGRLREQLLTLPNLPSPDCPEGSDETDNQEVRRWGTPRRGDGLQEHWAIADQLGLFDTERSVRIAQSRFVTLFGQGARLERALINFMLDLHTSKGYREVLPPVLVNSASLTGSGQLPKFAEESFRCADDDLWLTPTAEVPVTSLHRDEIIAADQLPLRYVAYSPCFRREAGSYGRDTRGLIRLHQFNKVELYWFAHPDQSEEAHAQITADAESVLQALELPYRVLDLCTGDLGFSARRTYDLEVWLAGAGAYREISSCSVCGDFQARRSSIRTKEGKTTRLLHTLNGSGLAIGRTMAALLENGQQEDGSVLLPEALRPYFGSDRLQPE, from the coding sequence GTGCTTGATCAGCGCCTCGTGCGTGAGAATCCCGACCTGATCGCCCGGGAACTGGGGCGTCGGGGCCTGGAGGTGGACCTCACCGGTCTGCAACTGATGGCCCAGCAGCAGAGAAACCTCGAAGAACAACGCAGCAGCCTGCAGGCCGAAGGCAATCGCATCGGCAAGGAGGTCGGCGTTCAGATCAAGGCCGGGGCCGATCCCAAAGGTGAGGAGGTGGCAGCCCTTCGCCAGCAAGGCAATGCGATCAAGCACAAGGTCGCCGTCCTGGAAGACGAAGAGAAACAGCTCCAGGGGCGCCTGCGGGAGCAATTGCTGACCCTTCCCAATCTGCCGTCACCCGACTGTCCCGAGGGCAGCGATGAAACCGACAACCAGGAGGTACGCCGTTGGGGCACGCCGCGCCGTGGCGACGGATTGCAGGAGCACTGGGCGATCGCCGATCAACTCGGCCTGTTCGACACGGAGCGGTCGGTGCGGATCGCTCAGAGCCGTTTCGTGACCCTGTTCGGCCAGGGGGCGCGACTGGAGCGGGCCCTGATCAATTTCATGCTCGACCTGCACACGAGCAAGGGATACCGCGAAGTGCTACCGCCGGTTCTCGTCAACAGTGCCAGCCTCACCGGATCGGGGCAATTGCCCAAATTCGCGGAAGAAAGCTTCCGCTGCGCCGATGACGACCTCTGGCTCACACCCACAGCGGAGGTGCCCGTCACCTCGCTGCACCGCGACGAAATCATTGCCGCTGACCAGCTGCCGCTGCGCTACGTGGCCTACAGCCCTTGTTTTCGACGGGAAGCGGGGAGCTACGGCCGAGACACCCGCGGCCTGATCCGTCTGCATCAGTTCAACAAGGTGGAGCTCTACTGGTTTGCCCATCCCGACCAATCGGAGGAGGCCCATGCCCAGATCACAGCCGATGCCGAATCCGTTCTGCAGGCCCTGGAGCTGCCCTATCGGGTGCTGGACCTCTGCACAGGAGACCTGGGCTTCTCCGCCCGACGCACCTATGACCTCGAGGTGTGGTTAGCCGGAGCGGGGGCCTACCGCGAGATTTCCAGTTGCAGTGTCTGTGGCGATTTTCAGGCGCGGCGCTCCTCCATCCGCACCAAGGAGGGCAAAACCACCCGGCTGCTGCACACCCTCAACGGCAGCGGTCTGGCGATCGGACGCACCATGGCGGCCCTGCTCGAAAACGGCCAGCAGGAGGATGGCAGCGTGCTGCTGCCCGAAGCGCTGAGGCCTTACTTCGGCAGCGACCGTCTGCAGCCAGAATGA
- a CDS encoding MBL fold metallo-hydrolase, translated as MTMPSVLESGRPPQPVREDLWLFPPNRDCRGGSSWWLSSDPEPVLIDCPPLTQASLAALQTLAAGRHPRILLTSREGHGRIRRLQDHLGWPVLVQEQEAYLLPGVHPLETFQESHTTAAGLRLLWTPGPSPGSCVVHAPVPWNLLFCGRLLIPVAMGTLAPLRHRRTFHWPRQQHSLTRLRQWIPADQSPALASGAGLGALRGERLSPWSSWIDNNATV; from the coding sequence ATGACCATGCCGTCCGTCCTGGAATCAGGACGCCCGCCGCAACCGGTGCGCGAGGACCTCTGGCTGTTTCCTCCCAATCGCGACTGCCGGGGAGGATCCTCCTGGTGGCTGTCGTCTGATCCGGAGCCCGTGCTGATCGACTGCCCACCGCTCACGCAAGCCAGCCTTGCAGCTCTGCAGACCCTGGCGGCAGGACGCCATCCCCGCATCCTGCTGACCAGCCGGGAGGGCCATGGCCGCATCCGGCGGCTGCAGGACCATCTGGGTTGGCCCGTGCTGGTGCAGGAACAGGAGGCCTACCTGCTGCCGGGCGTCCATCCCCTGGAGACGTTCCAGGAGAGCCACACCACGGCAGCGGGTCTACGACTGCTGTGGACGCCTGGGCCATCCCCTGGCAGCTGCGTGGTCCACGCCCCGGTCCCCTGGAATCTGCTCTTCTGTGGTCGTTTGCTGATCCCGGTGGCCATGGGGACGCTGGCGCCCTTGCGCCACCGGCGCACCTTTCACTGGCCGCGCCAGCAACACAGCCTGACGCGGTTGCGCCAGTGGATTCCTGCAGATCAAAGCCCAGCACTGGCTTCTGGAGCTGGCCTCGGAGCTCTGCGCGGCGAGCGACTCAGCCCCTGGTCAAGCTGGATTGACAACAACGCAACCGTTTAA
- a CDS encoding glycogen-debranching protein — MSTIQRGRPWPLGSAITEQGVNFSLAAPGAYRVELLLYARADAPQPERIIDLGLEHRSGDYWHVEVEGLQAGCCYGYRVFGPLEPGGHGFRPAKVLLDPCARAIAGWEVYRREAATGASPNTDCCLKAVVCERDSFDFQAHPRPHHSWNRSVIYELHVGGFTRRGDSGVAPDRRGTLRGVIDKLPYLKDLGVTAIELLPIQAFDPQDAPAGRDNVWGYSPLSWFAPHHGYIEGDDPLQARAQVRELVAACHDNGLEVLLDVVYNHTTEGNRHGPTLSWRGCGDRLYYHQNSKGDYLDVSGCGNSIAANRPLTRQLILESIRCWAIELGVDGFRFDLGIALSRGEGLQPLDHPPLFEAIEADPLLSDLKLVSEPWDCGGLYRLSDFPAQRIGAWNGRFRDDLRSFWKGDDNSTWKLGQRLRGSPDLNGGRPLALGRSVNFITAHDGFTLMDLVSFNGKHNLANGEDNRDGENHNSSWNHGVEGPSTDHAVLALRRRQQRNLITSLLLSRGVPMLLMGDEVGRSQGGNNNSWCQDSPLSWMIWGDDHCDRHLQGYVRRLLRLRQQLADLINPQQPIGEMPQRRSSDPDQLWRQWHGVELGKPDWASWSHCLAVSLQRGSRGAVLWAGFNSYFKAMHFDLPQPTSPWHRLIDTALPPGDDLPQQPEVWTPAGVPLEARSMVVMVSREMLGSLRL, encoded by the coding sequence TTGAGCACGATCCAGCGCGGCAGGCCCTGGCCCTTGGGCAGTGCGATCACCGAACAGGGGGTGAATTTTTCCCTCGCAGCTCCCGGCGCCTATCGGGTGGAGCTCCTGCTGTATGCCCGAGCGGATGCACCTCAACCGGAGCGGATCATCGATCTCGGCCTGGAGCATCGGTCCGGTGACTACTGGCATGTGGAGGTGGAGGGCCTCCAGGCCGGTTGCTGCTATGGCTATCGCGTCTTCGGTCCGCTGGAGCCGGGCGGCCATGGCTTCCGACCGGCGAAGGTGCTGCTCGATCCCTGCGCGCGGGCGATCGCCGGCTGGGAGGTGTATCGGCGGGAGGCGGCCACCGGTGCTTCACCTAACACCGATTGCTGTCTGAAGGCGGTGGTGTGTGAGCGGGACAGCTTCGACTTTCAGGCCCATCCGCGACCGCATCACAGCTGGAATCGCAGCGTGATCTACGAACTGCATGTGGGGGGCTTCACCCGGCGCGGCGACAGTGGTGTGGCGCCGGACCGCCGGGGCACCCTGCGGGGGGTGATCGACAAGCTCCCCTATCTCAAGGATCTGGGAGTCACGGCGATCGAGCTGCTGCCGATCCAGGCGTTTGATCCGCAGGATGCCCCGGCGGGGCGCGACAACGTCTGGGGATACAGCCCCCTCAGCTGGTTCGCTCCCCACCATGGCTACATCGAGGGCGACGACCCTCTGCAGGCCCGCGCCCAGGTGCGCGAGCTGGTGGCGGCCTGTCACGACAACGGGCTTGAGGTGCTGCTCGATGTGGTGTACAACCACACCACCGAAGGGAATCGGCATGGGCCGACGCTGAGTTGGAGGGGCTGCGGCGACCGGCTCTATTACCACCAGAACAGCAAGGGCGATTACCTCGATGTGAGCGGGTGTGGCAACAGCATTGCCGCCAATCGCCCCCTGACCCGCCAGCTCATTCTCGAATCGATTCGCTGCTGGGCGATCGAACTCGGTGTGGATGGGTTCCGGTTTGATCTCGGCATTGCCCTCAGTCGGGGAGAGGGGCTGCAACCGCTCGACCATCCGCCTCTGTTCGAGGCGATCGAAGCCGACCCCCTGTTGAGTGACCTGAAACTGGTGAGTGAGCCCTGGGATTGCGGCGGCCTTTATCGGCTCAGCGATTTCCCGGCGCAGCGGATCGGTGCCTGGAATGGACGGTTCCGCGACGATCTGCGCAGCTTCTGGAAGGGGGATGACAACAGCACCTGGAAGCTGGGTCAGCGCCTGCGCGGCAGCCCGGACCTGAACGGGGGGCGCCCCCTCGCGTTGGGGCGTTCCGTCAATTTCATCACGGCCCACGACGGCTTCACCCTGATGGACCTGGTGAGTTTCAACGGCAAACACAACCTCGCCAACGGAGAAGACAACCGCGATGGCGAGAATCACAACAGCAGCTGGAACCACGGTGTGGAGGGGCCCAGCACGGATCACGCCGTTCTGGCCTTGCGCCGCAGGCAGCAGCGCAATCTGATCACCTCACTGCTTCTCAGCCGAGGGGTGCCGATGCTGTTGATGGGCGATGAGGTGGGACGGAGTCAGGGCGGCAACAACAACAGCTGGTGCCAAGACAGCCCCTTGAGTTGGATGATCTGGGGCGACGACCACTGCGACCGGCACCTCCAGGGCTATGTGCGGCGTTTGCTCCGCCTGCGCCAGCAGCTGGCCGATCTGATCAACCCTCAACAGCCGATCGGTGAGATGCCGCAGCGGCGCAGCAGCGATCCCGATCAGCTCTGGCGCCAATGGCACGGGGTGGAACTCGGCAAGCCCGACTGGGCCAGCTGGTCCCATTGCCTGGCGGTGAGCCTGCAGCGCGGCAGTCGGGGTGCCGTGCTCTGGGCCGGTTTCAACAGCTATTTCAAGGCGATGCACTTCGATCTGCCCCAGCCCACCTCGCCCTGGCATCGCCTGATCGACACCGCTTTGCCACCGGGAGACGATCTGCCCCAGCAGCCGGAGGTGTGGACGCCCGCGGGGGTGCCCCTGGAGGCCCGAAGCATGGTGGTGATGGTGTCCCGTGAAATGCTCGGCAGTCTTCGGCTCTGA
- a CDS encoding polyribonucleotide nucleotidyltransferase has protein sequence MQGQTQSISFDGREIRLTTGRYAPQAGGSVMIECGDTSVLVTATRSSGREGIDFLPLICDYEERLYAAGRIPGSFMRREGRPPERATLISRLIDRPMRPLFPNWLRDDLQIVATCMSLDERVPADVLAVTGASMATLLAGIPFHGPMAAVRVGLLGDDFVLNPSYREIERGDLDLVVAGTPEGVVMVEAGANQLPEQDVIEAIDFGYEAVCELIKAQQEILKQAGIEQVIPPAPEPDATLPSYLEKQCSKSIGEVLKHFEQSKAERDAKLDAIRASTAETIQGLKEDDPVRQAVSANSKALPATFKALTKKLMRQQILKDGKRVDGRGLDEVRPISAAAGVLPKRVHGSGLFQRGLTQVLSTATLGTPSDAQEMDDLNPSTEKTYLHHYNFPPYSVGETKPMRSPGRREIGHGALAERAILPVLPAKDTFPYVVRVVSEVLSSNGSTSMGSVCGSTLALMDAGVPLKSPVSGAAMGLIKEGDEVRILTDIQGIEDFLGDMDFKVAGTDKGITALQMDMKITGLAVSTVAEAVNQARPARLHILEKMMQAIDTPREGLSPHAPRLLSFRIDPELIGTVIGPGGRTIKGITERTNTKIDIEDSGIVTIASHDGAAADEAQKIIEGLTRKVNEGEVFSGAITRIIPIGAFVEILPGKEGMIHISQLSEARVEKVEDVVKVGDEVTVRVREIDNRGRINLTLRGVPQNGEDAEPEPAPTPVAPLT, from the coding sequence GTGCAAGGACAAACCCAGTCAATCTCCTTTGATGGACGGGAGATTCGACTGACCACAGGGCGGTATGCCCCCCAGGCCGGCGGCTCAGTGATGATCGAGTGCGGCGACACGTCGGTGCTGGTCACCGCCACCCGATCGAGCGGGCGCGAGGGAATCGATTTCCTCCCCCTCATCTGCGACTACGAAGAGCGGTTGTATGCCGCCGGTCGCATCCCTGGAAGCTTCATGCGCCGGGAGGGCCGTCCACCGGAACGGGCCACCCTCATTTCCCGACTGATCGATCGGCCCATGCGGCCCCTGTTCCCGAACTGGCTCCGGGACGACCTGCAGATCGTGGCCACCTGCATGTCGTTGGATGAGCGGGTTCCCGCTGATGTGCTGGCGGTGACGGGCGCCTCCATGGCCACCCTGCTGGCGGGCATTCCCTTCCACGGGCCGATGGCCGCCGTGCGTGTGGGCTTGCTCGGCGATGACTTCGTGCTCAACCCCAGCTACAGGGAGATCGAACGGGGTGACCTGGATCTTGTGGTGGCTGGCACCCCGGAGGGTGTGGTGATGGTGGAAGCCGGCGCGAACCAGCTCCCCGAACAGGATGTGATCGAAGCGATCGACTTCGGCTACGAAGCGGTCTGCGAACTGATCAAGGCGCAGCAGGAGATTTTGAAACAGGCCGGCATTGAGCAGGTCATCCCCCCAGCCCCCGAACCGGACGCCACGCTTCCCAGTTACCTGGAGAAGCAATGCAGCAAGTCGATCGGCGAGGTGCTCAAGCATTTCGAGCAGAGCAAGGCCGAGCGGGACGCCAAGCTCGATGCGATCAGGGCATCCACGGCCGAAACGATCCAGGGCCTCAAGGAGGATGACCCGGTGCGCCAGGCCGTGAGCGCCAACAGCAAGGCCCTGCCGGCGACGTTCAAGGCGCTCACGAAAAAGCTGATGCGCCAGCAGATCCTCAAGGATGGCAAGCGCGTCGACGGCCGCGGTCTTGATGAGGTGCGGCCGATCAGTGCCGCTGCCGGCGTGCTGCCCAAGCGCGTTCATGGCTCCGGTCTGTTCCAGCGGGGTCTCACCCAGGTGCTCTCCACCGCCACTCTGGGCACCCCGAGTGACGCCCAGGAGATGGACGATCTCAATCCGAGCACGGAAAAAACCTATCTCCACCACTACAACTTCCCCCCCTACTCGGTCGGCGAGACCAAGCCGATGCGCTCCCCCGGCAGGCGGGAAATCGGCCACGGCGCCCTGGCTGAGCGGGCGATCCTGCCGGTGCTGCCCGCGAAGGACACCTTCCCTTACGTGGTGCGTGTGGTGAGTGAAGTGCTCAGCTCCAACGGCTCCACCTCCATGGGCTCCGTCTGCGGCAGCACTCTCGCCCTAATGGATGCTGGTGTTCCCCTCAAATCACCCGTGAGTGGCGCCGCCATGGGGTTGATCAAGGAGGGCGATGAGGTGCGCATCCTCACCGATATCCAGGGAATCGAGGATTTCCTCGGCGATATGGACTTCAAAGTGGCGGGCACCGACAAGGGCATCACCGCGCTTCAGATGGACATGAAGATCACCGGACTGGCGGTGAGCACGGTCGCCGAGGCCGTGAACCAGGCCAGACCGGCACGGCTGCACATCCTCGAGAAGATGATGCAGGCGATCGATACCCCCCGGGAGGGCCTCTCCCCCCATGCACCGCGACTGCTCAGTTTCCGCATCGACCCCGAGCTGATCGGCACGGTGATCGGCCCCGGCGGCCGGACGATCAAGGGAATCACCGAACGCACCAACACCAAGATCGACATCGAAGACAGCGGCATCGTCACGATCGCCTCCCATGACGGCGCCGCGGCGGATGAAGCACAGAAGATCATCGAAGGCCTGACCCGCAAGGTGAACGAAGGCGAGGTCTTCAGTGGCGCGATCACCCGGATCATTCCGATTGGGGCCTTTGTGGAAATCCTGCCCGGCAAGGAAGGGATGATTCACATCTCCCAGCTCTCGGAAGCACGGGTCGAAAAGGTGGAAGATGTGGTGAAGGTGGGCGATGAGGTGACGGTGCGTGTCCGTGAAATCGACAATCGCGGCCGCATCAACCTCACCCTGCGGGGCGTCCCTCAGAACGGCGAAGACGCGGAACCCGAACCCGCTCCCACCCCCGTGGCGCCCCTCACCTGA
- the gluQRS gene encoding tRNA glutamyl-Q(34) synthetase GluQRS → MGGSESRTDGLPRRLQALIDAGQQRRTQGYCGRFAPTPSGPLHRGNLRTALISWLAARLHNGTWRLRIDDLDTPRLRPGAIEAALADLRWLGLDWDGPVILQSERRGLYHSLLSHWRRTGKVYACRCSRRQLSRQGLYPGFCRDRQRGWGWEQQRLPAWRLRVAAKFAERCGDPVVRRADGFIAYHLATAFDELALGISHVVRGADLAPVQTVQEAVIAAIGPICPPRYQHVPLLCDTQGVKLSKRDGSQGLPPRNERPATAAAEVGRLASGLGLIPPGNQLSAQDLLQYLRFRPELFPYHP, encoded by the coding sequence ATGGGTGGCTCCGAATCCCGCACCGATGGGCTGCCCCGACGACTGCAGGCCTTGATCGATGCCGGACAGCAACGGCGAACGCAGGGATACTGCGGTCGTTTCGCCCCCACTCCCTCAGGCCCGCTGCATCGCGGCAACCTGCGCACAGCCCTGATCTCCTGGCTGGCGGCCCGCCTGCACAACGGCACCTGGCGGCTGCGGATCGATGATCTCGACACACCGCGCCTGCGACCGGGCGCGATCGAAGCGGCCCTGGCGGATCTCCGCTGGCTCGGCCTCGACTGGGATGGCCCCGTGATCCTGCAAAGCGAGCGCCGAGGGCTTTACCACTCTCTTCTGAGCCATTGGCGCCGCACCGGCAAGGTTTACGCCTGCCGCTGCAGTCGGCGTCAGCTGAGCCGGCAAGGCCTGTATCCGGGCTTCTGCCGCGACCGCCAACGGGGATGGGGCTGGGAGCAGCAACGCTTACCGGCCTGGCGCCTGCGCGTAGCCGCAAAGTTTGCCGAGCGCTGCGGTGATCCGGTGGTGCGTCGAGCGGATGGCTTCATCGCTTACCACCTGGCCACCGCCTTTGATGAACTGGCCCTTGGCATCAGCCACGTGGTGCGAGGCGCTGACCTGGCCCCGGTCCAGACCGTCCAGGAAGCGGTGATCGCCGCCATCGGCCCGATCTGCCCACCCCGCTATCAACACGTGCCCCTGCTCTGCGACACACAGGGAGTGAAGCTGTCGAAACGGGATGGCAGCCAGGGGTTGCCGCCACGGAACGAACGCCCCGCCACCGCGGCGGCCGAAGTGGGGCGACTGGCCTCCGGCCTGGGGCTGATCCCCCCGGGCAACCAGCTGTCGGCCCAGGACTTGCTGCAATACCTGCGTTTCAGGCCCGAGCTCTTCCCCTACCACCCGTGA
- a CDS encoding 3'(2'),5'-bisphosphate nucleotidase CysQ, with protein sequence MMPTPQILPAGIDQEALLAALRPLCWGAADILRAYARGEQPPHGFPRALRVDDGGEGPVSAADLAVNQWLLDGLAAAFPSADWTLLSEETAKEQLREGEPLEAEWLWILDPLDGTKDFLQGTGEYAVHLALVRGQRPLLGVVLLPEAEELWFGVVGDGSWCEDRRGERSPVRFSERSALSELILVASRSHRDDRLEQLIGALALGGSHAVGSVGCKVATILRGETDLYMSLSGLSAPKDWDMAAPEAVLLAAGGAFTHADGHPLTYNTGDVRQAGCLIASHGKAHAALCEQAARAMASIDPGFQV encoded by the coding sequence ATGATGCCGACCCCACAGATCCTGCCTGCCGGGATCGATCAGGAGGCCTTGCTGGCGGCGCTCCGTCCCCTGTGTTGGGGCGCGGCCGACATCTTGCGCGCCTATGCCCGGGGCGAGCAGCCGCCCCATGGCTTCCCGCGGGCTCTGAGGGTGGATGATGGTGGCGAGGGCCCGGTCTCGGCAGCCGATCTGGCCGTGAATCAATGGTTGTTGGATGGCCTGGCCGCGGCGTTCCCCTCCGCCGACTGGACCCTGTTGAGCGAAGAGACCGCCAAAGAGCAGCTTCGTGAGGGCGAGCCCCTGGAGGCGGAATGGCTCTGGATCCTCGATCCGCTCGATGGCACCAAGGATTTTCTGCAAGGCACCGGTGAGTACGCCGTGCACCTGGCGCTCGTGCGGGGCCAGCGTCCGCTGCTCGGCGTGGTGCTGCTTCCTGAAGCGGAGGAGCTCTGGTTTGGTGTGGTGGGCGATGGCAGCTGGTGTGAAGACCGCCGTGGCGAGCGCAGTCCTGTGCGTTTCAGCGAGCGTTCCGCTCTCTCTGAGCTGATCCTGGTGGCCAGCCGCAGCCATCGCGACGACCGGCTCGAGCAGCTGATTGGTGCCCTGGCGCTCGGGGGCTCCCATGCCGTGGGCAGCGTGGGCTGCAAGGTGGCAACGATTCTGCGCGGTGAAACCGATCTCTACATGTCCCTCTCCGGTCTGAGTGCTCCCAAGGATTGGGACATGGCAGCGCCCGAAGCGGTGTTGCTGGCGGCGGGCGGCGCTTTCACCCACGCCGATGGCCACCCCCTCACCTACAACACCGGCGATGTGCGTCAGGCCGGTTGCCTGATCGCCAGTCATGGAAAAGCCCATGCCGCGCTTTGTGAGCAGGCGGCACGGGCGATGGCCTCGATTGACCCTGGGTTTCAGGTTTGA